From a region of the Candidatus Jettenia caeni genome:
- a CDS encoding dihydrodipicolinate synthase — translation MFEGSFVALVTPFKNGEVDYKKLKELIEYHIENGTNGIVPCGTTGESATLSFDEHERIIGEVVSMAAGRIIVLAGTGSNNSREALRLTKHAKKSGAHGALLITPYYNKPTPEGLYRHYKLIAEEVDIPIVIYNVPSRTGISILPETVAKLSEMKNIVGIKEASGNIDQTTQILQWCNITVLSGDDSLTLPIMSVGGKGVISVAANIVPADVAALTRHCLEGNFDAARKCHHKLFPLSKGMFIETNPIPVKTAMRLLGRINGEMRLPLCDMTQEHESQLVGILKKYGLMSTV, via the coding sequence ATGTTTGAGGGTTCCTTTGTAGCATTAGTCACACCATTTAAAAATGGAGAAGTTGACTATAAAAAACTAAAAGAACTCATTGAGTACCATATTGAGAATGGGACAAATGGGATTGTCCCCTGTGGCACGACGGGTGAGTCTGCAACCCTTTCATTTGATGAACACGAACGGATAATTGGCGAGGTTGTCAGCATGGCGGCAGGGAGAATCATCGTTCTGGCAGGAACCGGTTCAAACAATAGCAGGGAAGCGTTACGCCTGACAAAGCATGCTAAAAAATCGGGTGCGCATGGGGCATTGCTCATTACTCCTTACTATAATAAACCCACACCAGAGGGGCTTTACCGGCATTACAAATTGATTGCAGAAGAGGTCGATATTCCTATTGTAATATATAATGTCCCTTCCCGAACTGGTATATCCATTCTGCCAGAGACCGTAGCAAAACTTTCCGAAATGAAAAATATTGTTGGAATAAAAGAAGCGAGCGGAAATATTGATCAGACAACTCAGATACTGCAATGGTGTAATATCACAGTTCTTTCAGGGGACGATTCTCTTACCTTGCCTATTATGTCAGTTGGAGGGAAGGGGGTAATATCGGTAGCAGCCAATATTGTTCCTGCGGATGTAGCCGCATTGACCCGTCATTGTTTAGAAGGCAATTTTGACGCAGCGAGGAAGTGCCATCATAAACTTTTTCCGCTTTCAAAAGGCATGTTTATAGAAACAAATCCTATTCCGGTAAAAACTGCTATGAGATTGTTGGGAAGAATAAATGGTGAGATGCGTTTACCGCTTTGCGATATGACTCAGGAGCATGAGAGCCAGTTAGTGGGTATTCTGAAAAAATACGGTTTAATGTCTACGGTTTGA